The genome window TAAACCATGTTTGTTTAACTCCGATCGTAATTGGATAGTACCTCCGTTGTCAAATATTTGTCGTCCgtagtttatttttgaactaagatGCGGCAAATAAAAAAAGAACAGATGGAGTATCACACTAAGATTTGATATCGGTCTATTCAAACTTATTATCGTTGGTATTCAAATTTGAATCGTTAACGTTGCCATTTAAGTTACATTATATGAACCTAGACTTATGTTGAAAGTCGTTAGTTCGCTACAAATCGGAGAGCGCGCGCGCCGAGCGGATTTGGGCATGCCAACCGAACGTACTCCAAAAAGGACTCACACGAGTACACGACCATGACTCAGACGATGACGCTGGACTCTGGAGTCTTGAACGTCGACGAACAGTCTCGGTTGACTGTTCGCATGATATGCTGAAAGGAAAACACATGAGCAGATGCCGTCACAGGATGACTCAGGTTCCGCTTAGTGCCAACGTTTGTTCGACGGACCGGACACAAACGCTGACAGTGACATTTGACCGGCTTTTGGTGCCCATGCACGTAACATAACATAAAAAGCAGCTCCGTTCTGTTAGGTGCGCCGCTGGGCTCCGTGCCCGGAGCTCCAGTCGCGGCCGGCGCGGCGGACACCGAGATGGAACCTCAGCATGGCCACGACGACCGCGCCGGCCTGGTCAGTCGCGAGCAGCCCGACGACGCCGCGCAGCGTGCGGTCCCGCAGCGCGTCGGCCGCGACCAGCAGCACGCGCAGCGAGCGCCCGACGACCGCCACGGCATCTTCGGCCTCGCCGTTCCGCAGGGGCTGCCTGCGCAGGGCGGCCAGCACCCTCGGGCCCGCCAGCGACTCCTGCACGGCCGCCACCTGCAGGTCCACCTCCCGCTCGGCGGCCGCCGTGGCGCCGCGGAGCTCCTCCAGCGCGCGCCGCTGCTCGAGGCGCAAGCCGACGCCGACGCTCTCCACGAAGCGGAACATGAGCGCGGGCTTCCACCCCCAGGCCCACAGGAAGGTGCGCTCGATCGGGTTGAGCCAGCGGGGGTCCAGCGCGGCCACGACGTCGCGGTCGGCGAGCCGGGACTTGTGCTCGTAGTAGGCGGCCACGTGGGCGACGGCACCGTCAACGAGCAGCGCTAGCGCGTCGCCCCTGCGCCGGGGCTGGAGCGCGAGCGCCGCCGTTAGTTCCGCCACGATCTGCTCCTCGCGTCCCACCCAGGCGTCGTAGAACGCCGCCATATCGTCGGAGCAAGACATGGCGGGCGGTGGGAGGGGGAGGACTTGGACGTTGCTCTTGGGGCGAGCGCGGCTGTGGCTGTGGCTGCGGCGGCAC of Zea mays cultivar B73 chromosome 8, Zm-B73-REFERENCE-NAM-5.0, whole genome shotgun sequence contains these proteins:
- the LOC103635063 gene encoding protein DOG1-like 4; translated protein: MSCSDDMAAFYDAWVGREEQIVAELTAALALQPRRRGDALALLVDGAVAHVAAYYEHKSRLADRDVVAALDPRWLNPIERTFLWAWGWKPALMFRFVESVGVGLRLEQRRALEELRGATAAAEREVDLQVAAVQESLAGPRVLAALRRQPLRNGEAEDAVAVVGRSLRVLLVAADALRDRTLRGVVGLLATDQAGAVVVAMLRFHLGVRRAGRDWSSGHGAQRRT